The Desulfosoma sp. genome has a segment encoding these proteins:
- the tsaB gene encoding tRNA (adenosine(37)-N6)-threonylcarbamoyltransferase complex dimerization subunit type 1 TsaB, translated as MKILAVDTSTASGSVALLEGDGLVAEWTLLSGRTHNRRLLLGVDRLLADADWVLEDVDAFAVTVGPGSFTGIRIGMSTMKAMAWALEKPLVGVPSLEALAEPLAWASCPVCALIDARKNEVYAALYRSDADGVLQQDKPPSVLSPEKAAAWIQEKTWCCGDGWLLYRDVFERVSKGLALDAGPGFHTIRAGFVGRCAQRRLRIGLDTDPMHLMPLYVRPSEAEIHAGIQES; from the coding sequence ATGAAGATCCTTGCTGTGGATACATCGACGGCGTCCGGTAGTGTGGCGTTGCTGGAGGGTGATGGGCTGGTGGCCGAATGGACCCTCCTTTCGGGGCGCACCCATAACCGACGCCTTTTGCTCGGCGTGGATCGTCTTCTTGCCGATGCCGACTGGGTTCTGGAAGATGTGGATGCTTTTGCCGTGACTGTGGGGCCGGGAAGCTTCACAGGAATAAGGATCGGCATGAGCACCATGAAAGCTATGGCCTGGGCATTAGAAAAACCCCTTGTCGGAGTGCCGTCCCTGGAAGCTTTGGCGGAACCTTTGGCTTGGGCTTCATGCCCTGTGTGTGCCCTGATCGATGCACGAAAAAACGAAGTCTACGCGGCTCTGTATCGAAGCGATGCCGATGGTGTGTTGCAGCAAGATAAACCCCCGTCGGTTCTTAGTCCCGAAAAGGCTGCGGCATGGATCCAGGAAAAAACCTGGTGCTGTGGAGACGGCTGGCTTTTGTATCGGGATGTTTTTGAGCGTGTCTCCAAGGGCTTGGCCCTGGATGCGGGCCCGGGATTTCATACCATTCGCGCCGGGTTCGTTGGCCGATGCGCCCAGCGTCGTCTTCGCATCGGGCTGGATACCGATCCCATGCATCTGATGCCGCTTTATGTGCGTCCTTCGGAAGCGGAAATCCATGCCGGCATTCAGGAATCTTAA
- the rseP gene encoding RIP metalloprotease RseP, translating to MVTTIVSTVIVLGVLIFIHELGHFLAARKLGVTVLRFSLGFGPRMIGIQRGETDYCLSMVPLGGYVKMLGEDPEDVVSDLERARSFSHQSVRKRLAIVLAGPFANVMLGIVLFTVVFAVYGLPHLIPEVGTVTADSPAAQAGLLPKDRVLEINGRKLKAWDDLSQTIQREGRQPLEIVVEREGRRLTFIVTPEIREVKNIFGENIQRPVIGITASGSFEVEKVHPFMAVFYSLKQTWTLTKLFFMTIVKLIQRVLPMETLGGPILIAQMAGQQAQEGLMNFLHFMGLISINLAVLNLLPIPVLDGGHVFFLTLEAVRRKPLSLRQLEMAQKVGMAVLIALMVFVFYNDIMRLIPTGRGAPAP from the coding sequence GTGGTGACAACCATCGTCTCAACGGTCATCGTGTTGGGAGTTCTCATCTTCATTCACGAATTGGGACATTTTCTGGCCGCTCGTAAACTCGGCGTCACCGTGCTTCGGTTTTCTTTGGGTTTCGGCCCTCGAATGATTGGGATTCAGCGCGGAGAAACCGACTATTGCCTGTCCATGGTGCCTTTGGGCGGCTATGTGAAGATGCTTGGAGAAGATCCCGAAGATGTGGTTTCGGACCTCGAAAGAGCGCGCAGTTTTTCCCATCAATCCGTTAGAAAAAGGTTGGCCATCGTCTTGGCGGGCCCGTTCGCCAACGTCATGCTGGGCATTGTCCTCTTTACGGTGGTGTTCGCCGTTTACGGGCTTCCTCACCTGATTCCGGAAGTGGGCACCGTAACGGCGGATTCTCCGGCCGCTCAGGCGGGCCTTTTACCCAAAGACAGAGTGCTGGAAATCAACGGCCGTAAGCTTAAAGCTTGGGACGATCTGTCCCAAACGATTCAACGGGAAGGGCGGCAACCTTTAGAAATCGTGGTGGAACGAGAAGGACGACGGCTCACCTTTATCGTTACCCCTGAAATTCGTGAAGTGAAAAACATTTTCGGGGAAAACATTCAAAGACCTGTCATCGGCATTACGGCGTCCGGATCCTTTGAAGTGGAAAAGGTCCACCCGTTCATGGCCGTATTCTACAGCCTCAAGCAAACCTGGACCCTGACCAAGCTGTTTTTCATGACCATCGTGAAGCTCATTCAAAGGGTTTTGCCCATGGAAACCTTGGGTGGCCCCATTCTCATCGCCCAAATGGCAGGTCAGCAGGCTCAGGAAGGCCTGATGAATTTCCTGCACTTTATGGGGCTGATCAGCATCAATTTGGCGGTGCTGAATTTGTTGCCCATTCCCGTGCTCGACGGAGGGCACGTGTTTTTCCTGACCTTGGAAGCCGTAAGACGAAAACCTTTGAGCCTGCGCCAGTTGGAAATGGCCCAAAAAGTGGGCATGGCGGTGCTGATCGCTCTCATGGTGTTCGTTTTTTACAATGACATCATGCGCCTGATTCCTACAGGGCGAGGTGCACCCGCTCCCTAG
- the der gene encoding ribosome biogenesis GTPase Der, translating into MAVVAIVGRPNVGKSTLFNRLCRKRQALVDDLPGVTRDRLSAPVEYAGRRFLLMDTGGFTDPDTGTFAEAMRRQVFLALEEADAVIFLADARTGLHPDDRALVDLLRKSSKPVFYAVNKVDGREQEPHVAEFYALGVEKIYPLSAAHGLGVSDLMDDVTACLPPAWEDDAQDENPEIRVAVVGRPNTGKSTLVNALLGEERVIVSPVPGTTRDAVDTPLETQGRRFLLIDTAGIRRKGRTREKLEKLSVVKALESIDRCHVVVLMVDAVEGVTDQDLHVGGYVQERGRGCLIALNKWDAAPKDPKWIRRFLEDVRDRFRFLPFAPILTLSALEKKRVSRVLPLVTEIFDQFNKRVTTGMVNRVLSGITAKHEPPTVSGRRLKFFYATQASTRPPTFVIFCNEPEKIHFSYERYLTNQFREAFGMDKTPVRLIFRERSRRNDESR; encoded by the coding sequence ATGGCCGTCGTGGCCATTGTAGGACGTCCCAACGTAGGAAAATCTACGCTGTTTAACCGCCTGTGTCGAAAACGGCAGGCTCTCGTGGATGACCTGCCGGGAGTGACTCGGGATCGGTTGTCCGCCCCTGTAGAATATGCGGGTCGAAGATTCCTTCTGATGGATACCGGAGGATTTACGGATCCCGATACCGGCACCTTTGCCGAAGCCATGCGTCGCCAGGTGTTTTTGGCTCTTGAAGAAGCCGATGCCGTCATTTTTCTTGCCGATGCGCGAACAGGCCTGCATCCCGATGACCGAGCCTTGGTGGATCTTCTGCGAAAATCATCAAAGCCCGTGTTTTATGCGGTCAATAAGGTGGACGGCCGGGAACAGGAACCGCATGTTGCGGAATTCTATGCGCTCGGCGTGGAAAAAATCTATCCCTTAAGCGCCGCCCATGGGCTGGGGGTTTCCGACCTCATGGACGATGTGACCGCGTGCCTTCCGCCCGCTTGGGAAGACGATGCGCAGGATGAAAATCCGGAAATTCGAGTGGCCGTCGTGGGTCGTCCCAATACGGGAAAGTCCACTTTGGTCAATGCGTTGCTAGGGGAAGAACGGGTTATTGTCAGTCCCGTGCCGGGAACGACCCGTGATGCCGTGGACACACCACTGGAAACCCAGGGCCGAAGGTTTCTTCTGATCGACACGGCGGGGATTCGTCGTAAAGGACGCACACGCGAAAAGCTGGAAAAGCTCAGTGTCGTAAAGGCCTTAGAAAGTATCGATCGATGTCACGTGGTGGTGCTCATGGTGGATGCCGTCGAAGGAGTGACGGACCAGGATCTCCATGTGGGAGGCTATGTGCAGGAAAGGGGACGAGGATGCTTGATCGCCCTCAATAAATGGGATGCGGCACCCAAGGATCCCAAGTGGATACGAAGGTTTCTGGAAGATGTGAGGGATCGGTTTCGGTTTCTTCCCTTCGCGCCCATTTTGACCCTGAGCGCCCTGGAAAAGAAAAGAGTCTCCCGCGTGTTGCCCCTGGTGACGGAAATCTTTGATCAGTTCAACAAAAGGGTAACCACGGGGATGGTCAATCGCGTCCTGTCCGGTATCACCGCCAAGCATGAACCTCCGACGGTCTCAGGCCGACGGCTCAAATTCTTCTACGCTACCCAGGCGTCCACCAGACCCCCTACGTTCGTTATCTTTTGTAACGAACCGGAAAAGATTCACTTTTCCTACGAAAGATATCTCACCAACCAGTTTCGGGAAGCGTTCGGCATGGATAAGACTCCCGTGCGTTTGATTTTTCGGGAACGCTCCCGTCGAAACGACGAGAGCCGATGA
- a CDS encoding ABC transporter substrate-binding protein, with protein sequence MTDFSWNDWEKSRRRRRRRRFLAVMVLAAVGLWWALDRDRKPVQDEASFVKEVVRNGAAEQDASTPPGDTEREETNEPAQENAGDVRKLHEVVAVLPLSGPFAAEGKALQRGMKTAGATAPDDERITVRFVDGWLSEHAVREALVKALERASVGAILVSLPLSKWQAVLGPATKKETLILSLAQGDEAFPTGSPVLSFFGLEEDAARNSVRLLASKPSASSNSVLLLTDGSSYAKRWAESFTAEAARLKWKLRHEVWADGDTASPLDMTEKFSTVFLVGAPHWVAESVRLLELAGAGALYVVPFTLARPTLLESLGPLVDKVHFTVPMGGVAEAETEGEAFEDAFRRKFWKNPDWLARVGYDAVRMMSLIFQQTGEESAQSLCRKALSGTLPSVSFHGLTGSFTVGAQGRVERRMVLARWKDDSFEPLSQGSQRVEHVRGRHIAP encoded by the coding sequence ATGACGGATTTTAGCTGGAACGATTGGGAAAAAAGTCGCCGCCGGCGACGAAGGCGTCGTTTTCTTGCCGTGATGGTGCTGGCGGCTGTGGGTTTATGGTGGGCTTTGGATAGGGACCGAAAGCCCGTTCAAGACGAAGCCTCTTTCGTAAAAGAAGTGGTTCGGAATGGGGCGGCTGAACAGGACGCCTCGACACCTCCGGGGGATACTGAAAGAGAGGAAACAAACGAGCCGGCGCAGGAGAATGCGGGTGATGTCAGGAAGCTTCATGAAGTGGTGGCTGTGCTGCCTCTTTCCGGACCCTTTGCGGCGGAAGGCAAAGCCTTGCAACGCGGCATGAAAACCGCCGGTGCGACGGCTCCCGACGATGAAAGGATCACTGTTCGGTTCGTGGATGGTTGGCTTTCGGAACATGCCGTTCGAGAAGCGCTTGTGAAGGCTTTAGAGCGTGCATCGGTAGGAGCGATCCTGGTATCTCTTCCTCTTTCCAAGTGGCAGGCCGTTTTAGGGCCGGCGACCAAAAAGGAAACGCTTATCCTTTCCCTGGCGCAAGGGGACGAAGCTTTTCCAACGGGTTCCCCGGTTCTTTCTTTCTTCGGCTTGGAAGAAGATGCCGCTAGAAACAGTGTGCGGCTTCTTGCATCGAAACCTTCTGCTTCTTCCAATTCCGTGCTCCTTTTGACGGATGGAAGCTCTTATGCCAAGCGCTGGGCGGAATCCTTTACGGCAGAAGCGGCGCGATTGAAATGGAAGCTTCGACATGAAGTGTGGGCGGACGGAGACACCGCCTCACCTTTGGATATGACGGAAAAATTTTCCACGGTTTTTTTGGTCGGAGCCCCTCACTGGGTGGCGGAAAGCGTTCGGCTTTTGGAATTGGCCGGTGCCGGCGCCCTCTATGTGGTGCCTTTTACGTTGGCGAGACCGACCCTTCTGGAATCTCTGGGACCTCTTGTGGACAAGGTCCATTTTACTGTGCCCATGGGCGGTGTGGCGGAAGCGGAAACCGAGGGCGAGGCTTTCGAGGACGCATTTCGGCGTAAATTTTGGAAAAATCCTGATTGGTTGGCGCGTGTCGGCTATGATGCCGTGCGCATGATGAGCCTGATCTTTCAGCAAACGGGGGAAGAATCGGCCCAAAGCCTTTGCCGAAAGGCTTTGTCCGGGACCTTACCAAGTGTCTCCTTTCATGGGCTTACAGGGTCGTTTACGGTGGGGGCGCAGGGTCGAGTGGAACGCCGCATGGTGCTCGCTCGTTGGAAAGACGATTCTTTTGAGCCGCTTTCCCAAGGATCCCAAAGAGTTGAACATGTGCGGGGCCGCCACATTGCGCCTTGA